A section of the Lampris incognitus isolate fLamInc1 chromosome 8, fLamInc1.hap2, whole genome shotgun sequence genome encodes:
- the LOC130117244 gene encoding transgelin-2-like, whose translation MANKGPSYGLSREVQSKIDKKYDPELEERLVEWIMAQCGSGAGQPGDGKTGFQNWLKDGSVLCELINSLYTTNKPIKKIQSSTTAFKQMEQISQFLRAAESYGVSKMDMFQTVDLWEGKDLAAVQRTLMALGNLAVTKNDGTYSGDPKWFHKKSQENKREFSEEQLNEGRNVIGLQMGTNRGASQAGMTGYGRPRQIIGNKP comes from the exons ATGGCAAACAAAGGTCCGTCCTATGGTCTGAGCCGTGAGGTACAAAGTAAGATTGATAAGAAATATGACCCAGAACTGGAGGAAAGGCTGGTTGAATGGATCATGGCCCAGTGCGGCTCTGGAGCAGGCCAACCCGGAGATGGAAAGACCGGTTTCCAAAACTGGCTGAAGGATGGATCT GTTCTTTGTGAGCTCATCAACAGCTTATATACCACCAACAAACCAATCAAGAAGATCCAATCCTCgaccactgcatttaagcaaatGGAGCAAATCTCCCAGTTTCTCCGAGCTGCAGAAAGCTATGGTGTCTCCAAAATGGACATGTTCCAGACAGTCGACCTCTGGGAGG GGAAAGATCTGGCTGCTGTCCAGAGGACCCTGATGGCTCTTGGGAATTTGGCCGTCACAAAAAATGATGGGACTTACTCTGGGGACCCCAAATGGTTCCATAA GAAATCACAAGAAAACAAGAGAGAATTCTCAGAAGAACAGTTGAATGAAGGCAGAAATGTCATTGGCCTGCAGATGGGCACCAACAGGGGAGCATCTCAGGCTGGCATGACGGGATACGGGCGACCCAGGCAGATTATCGGCAACAAACCTTAA